ATGGGAGTCCCGTCAGTTAGTATCGGACTTTTTATCCGGCAAATTACATCCTGCTGACGACCCCTTATGGCATCTGTCTGGCGCAGTTGACCGGGATGAATACGCTCATTGGAGCTTCCATATTTGTGGGATGGCCTGTTTAAAAATGCTGCTTGCGCATTGGCACAATCAGATTATTCCAACGATCGAACTGATGAAGCAGTGCCGGGATTATGGTGGATATGTTGTTCAAGAGGATGGGAGTATTAAAGGTCTGTTTTACCGTCCGTTTGTGTCTTTTATAGCCGAAAGATATGCACTCCAAGCAGAGGTTAAGGAGCATACACCCATTGAAGAGATTTATGATCTGCTTGATCAGGGGTATGTGTACATTGCTTCCGTTCATCCTACCATCCGTACGCCAGAGGTGACGCCGCCCAAGCAAGGAGGACATCTGGTGTATGTGTTCGGAAAAGATGCTCAACGTCAGGAAATTATCTTCCACAATCCGTCTGGAAACACTGCTGCAAGTCAGGAAAATGTTCATCTCAGCTGTGAAGTATTTTCACGTTTTTATGCCAAGCGTGGAATTTTGATTAAAGACTCCAGAGCATCTGTTTGATGCCCATTGACGAAGCGAGTGTATTGTAAGCTGGACAATTATTTGTGATTATGACGTATGATAATCGCTTTGCGCCTTTGAGTAGAATCAGTCATAAGCGGGGAAAGCTATCTACTCCGTTTTGTCGTATCTACAACTTAAAGCATTAATTTAGAACGTAATCTTTTGCTTACAAGTCGAGCGAAGAACAGGTATCTAATCCTGTGTAGTCTCGGCTTTTTTGTTGCATATAAATACAAAATTCAGACTAAATATTATGCTTTTTCAAAAAATACTCGTTAGATTTTATATAGAAACCCCCATAGTATTGATATTATCCCCTTTTAGTAGACAGTAAGAAGCAAGACCCCTTACTGTATTAACTAGGAGGGGAATTTTCTATGGGGGAAATTAGAAAAACATATTCAAAGGATTTTAAGTTAAAAGCCGTACGGCTTTATTTGAGCGGTGAACAAGGGTACAAAACACTTACAAGGGATCTCGGCATTAGTGACCCTTCTATTTTAAGAAGATGGGTTGATCATTATAGAAAGGAAGGTATACAGGGACTAGATGAAAAACGCGGGAGAACAAAAAATCCTCTTAGAGGAAGACCACGAATAAGGCCAGAGAGTACGGAGGAAGAGATAGTTCGATTACGTGCAGAGAACGAATTCTTAAAAAAGTGGCTAGGTCTAGAAAAGAGGTGAAACCGAAAGATAAATGCTGTTTTTTCGAGCTTATTAAAGAATTGTCTAAAAAGTATTCTATTACTTTATTGTGTAAAATTACGAAAGTATCTCGTAGTGGTTTTTACAAGTGGCTTTCTCGTGAGAAACACCCCACCTCAAAACAATTGGTAAATGAAAAATTAAGAGAAATGATCATGGAGTGTCATCAAGAGGTCAAAGGTATTTACGGGTATCCCCGAATAAAAGTGTGGTTATTTAGAAGGTACGGGCTAAAAGTCAATCATAAACGTGTGTATCGCATTATGAAGGAACTTGGGATACAAGCGCTAATCCGTAAAAAACGAAAATTCTTTGGGCGCAAAGAGAAGGTTGTCATCTCCGAAAACAAGCTGAATCGAAATTTTTGCGCCTCACGGCCAAATGAGAAATGGGCTACAGATATTACCTACATACTATTTAATGGTCGCCGTCTTTATCTGTCTGTCATATACGACATGTATAACAACGAAGTTGTTGCCTACAAAACAAGCAAACGTAATGATTTACGACTCGTAATGGATACCGTAAAATTAGCGATTAAAAAGCGGGATGTAAGCGGAGTCCTCCTACACAGTGATCAAGGATACCAGTACACCTCAAAGCAGTATAACCAGTTCCTTCAGCAATATAAAATCGTAGCAAGTATGTCTAGAAAAGGTAACTGTTTAGATAACGCCTGTATTGAGGGGTTCTTTGGGCATTTAAAAACAGAGTGTTTGTACCTTCATTCGTTTCAAACAGATAAAGAAGTGGAAGAAGCTCTTCACGGTTACATTAATTTCTATAATCAGCAACGGTTTCAATCTCGATTAAAAAACCTGAGTCCGATAGAATACCGAACTCAGGTAGCCTAGATGGGGCTTGTTTAAAGTTGTCTACTTGACAGGGGCAAGATCAGTATGACACGGTTAGTAAACAAAAAAGAACCTAACCAATGCTACTTATGAATGAGGCATGTCTACGTATTTCTTGGTCAACGTAAGTCCATTTTTGTTACTGGAACACCTCATAAATCGCAGAAATAAACCTCATATAGCAAAGAAAACATACCTTGACAACCACCCTCAAAATATTGATAATAATAATCGTTTTCAATTAAAAGAGGTGAGGAGTCTTACTGAATGAATTTTTTCCATTCTTTCAAGCAGCACATTTTTCCTTTTCTTGTTGTACTTATGAGAATTGCCTTTGGGGGAGGGTG
This is a stretch of genomic DNA from Brevibacillus laterosporus DSM 25. It encodes these proteins:
- a CDS encoding transposase, producing the protein MGEIRKTYSKDFKLKAVRLYLSGEQGYKTLTRDLGISDPSILRRWVDHYRKEGIQGLDEKRGRTKNPLRGRPRIRPESTEEEIVRLRAENEFLKKWLGLEKR
- a CDS encoding IS3 family transposase — translated: MKPKDKCCFFELIKELSKKYSITLLCKITKVSRSGFYKWLSREKHPTSKQLVNEKLREMIMECHQEVKGIYGYPRIKVWLFRRYGLKVNHKRVYRIMKELGIQALIRKKRKFFGRKEKVVISENKLNRNFCASRPNEKWATDITYILFNGRRLYLSVIYDMYNNEVVAYKTSKRNDLRLVMDTVKLAIKKRDVSGVLLHSDQGYQYTSKQYNQFLQQYKIVASMSRKGNCLDNACIEGFFGHLKTECLYLHSFQTDKEVEEALHGYINFYNQQRFQSRLKNLSPIEYRTQVA
- a CDS encoding C39 family peptidase translates to MKAVPYFSQWESRQLVSDFLSGKLHPADDPLWHLSGAVDRDEYAHWSFHICGMACLKMLLAHWHNQIIPTIELMKQCRDYGGYVVQEDGSIKGLFYRPFVSFIAERYALQAEVKEHTPIEEIYDLLDQGYVYIASVHPTIRTPEVTPPKQGGHLVYVFGKDAQRQEIIFHNPSGNTAASQENVHLSCEVFSRFYAKRGILIKDSRASV